From Pseudomonas sp. FP2335, the proteins below share one genomic window:
- a CDS encoding DUF805 domain-containing protein, with the protein MSDNRFKIVFDGALLPGVESATAKLNLAELFKSEVDAIEKLFTGRPVALKRDLSRPDAETYLNALKNAGVDARIETEQPVAFNLAETHETGSGPSAAASPYAPPRAAVGDDLPEFSTLKVFTIHGRIGRLRYLAWTLVLTVAMLVASGIIATAGFAVATASPTAGMILGILLGFALFVALLWVSVQIAVQRLHDLGWSGWLWFLNLVPLVNSVFPILLLVLPGNAGANQYGAPPPRNSTAVKVLATLWLAFIPVMLAIVVTLGMNGYLNQLEANVDSSYENSSITSDADTDQSVIVDEDEAQSADEAAEPVDSPEQ; encoded by the coding sequence ATGAGCGACAACCGTTTCAAGATTGTGTTTGATGGAGCCTTGCTCCCGGGGGTCGAAAGCGCCACTGCCAAACTCAACCTGGCCGAGCTGTTCAAGAGTGAAGTCGACGCCATCGAAAAACTCTTCACCGGCCGCCCGGTCGCGCTGAAACGCGACCTGTCCCGCCCCGATGCCGAAACCTACCTCAATGCGCTGAAAAACGCCGGGGTCGACGCACGCATCGAAACCGAGCAACCCGTAGCGTTCAACCTTGCCGAAACACACGAGACCGGTTCCGGCCCCTCCGCCGCCGCATCCCCTTACGCGCCACCGCGCGCCGCTGTGGGTGACGACTTGCCGGAATTCTCCACCCTGAAGGTGTTCACCATCCACGGGCGCATCGGCCGCCTGCGCTACCTCGCCTGGACGCTGGTGTTGACCGTCGCGATGCTGGTCGCCTCGGGAATCATCGCCACTGCCGGCTTCGCCGTGGCAACCGCCTCGCCGACGGCAGGCATGATTCTCGGCATCCTGCTGGGTTTTGCGTTGTTCGTCGCACTGCTGTGGGTCAGCGTGCAAATCGCCGTGCAGCGCCTGCATGACCTGGGCTGGTCCGGTTGGTTGTGGTTCCTCAACCTGGTGCCGCTGGTGAACAGCGTCTTCCCGATCCTGCTGCTGGTATTGCCAGGCAATGCCGGCGCCAACCAATACGGCGCGCCACCACCGCGCAACTCCACCGCGGTAAAGGTCCTGGCCACCCTATGGCTGGCGTTTATCCCGGTGATGCTGGCGATTGTGGTGACCCTGGGTATGAACGGTTACCTGAACCAACTTGAAGCCAACGTCGACAGCAGCTACGAAAACAGCTCCATCACCTCCGATGCCGACACCGACCAGAGCGTGATCGTTGATGAAGACGAAGCGCAAAGTGCTGACGAAGCGGCCGAACCTGTAGACTCTCCAGAACAGTGA